A stretch of the Ischnura elegans chromosome 5, ioIscEleg1.1, whole genome shotgun sequence genome encodes the following:
- the LOC124158959 gene encoding selenoprotein K-like yields the protein MVYINSRGEICQSPQWGLSTVSNWFWGALNFIYMFFRTLFSPGYNKLGSQYTRDYRPDPRPPRPPQRRMGGFKSMSDCSGPPMMGG from the exons ATGGTGTACATTAATTCGA GGGGAGAAATATGTCAATCTCCCCAGTGGGGATTGTCAACCGTGTCAAATTGGTTTTGGGGAGCCCTGAACTTCATTTACATGTT TTTCAGGACGCTGTTTAGCCCTGGCTACAATAAGCTCGGTAGCCAGTACACTAGGGATTATAGACCAGATCCTCG GCCTCCTCGTCCTCCTCAAAGAAGAATGGGCGGTTTTAAATCCATGTCCGATTGCAGTGGGCCTCCAATGATGGGTGGATGA